The following are encoded in a window of Brevibacillus ruminantium genomic DNA:
- a CDS encoding beta-class carbonic anhydrase has product MNTIAEILKHNQAFVAEKEYEKYQTTKFPDKRLVVLSCMDTRLEELLPKAMNLRNGDFKHVKSAGAVVSHPFGSIMRSILVAIYELNAEEVIVVGHYDCGMSAINADKMMAKMKERGIAEETFHIIKNSGIRLNSWLRGFDCVEESVKNSVDVIKNHPLLPVHVPVHGLLIDPVTGKLDQVVNGYERADAGE; this is encoded by the coding sequence TTGAACACGATTGCAGAAATTTTAAAGCATAATCAGGCCTTTGTTGCGGAGAAGGAGTACGAAAAGTATCAAACGACGAAGTTTCCGGACAAACGTCTGGTCGTCCTGTCGTGCATGGACACCCGCTTGGAAGAACTGCTTCCGAAGGCGATGAATTTGCGCAATGGGGACTTTAAACATGTAAAAAGTGCAGGGGCTGTTGTCTCTCACCCGTTTGGGAGTATTATGCGGAGTATTTTGGTCGCAATCTATGAGCTGAATGCCGAGGAAGTGATCGTGGTGGGCCACTATGACTGCGGCATGAGTGCAATCAACGCGGATAAAATGATGGCAAAAATGAAAGAGCGAGGGATCGCGGAGGAAACATTCCATATCATCAAAAACTCTGGTATCAGACTGAACTCATGGCTGCGCGGCTTTGACTGCGTGGAGGAGAGCGTCAAAAATAGTGTGGACGTGATTAAAAATCATCCTCTGCTGCCGGTTCATGTCCCTGTTCACGGTCTATTGATTGATCCCGTTACGGGAAAACTGGACCAGGTAGTAAACGGATATGAGCGGGCAGATGCGGGTGAATAG
- the spo0A gene encoding sporulation transcription factor Spo0A, with amino-acid sequence MSKIEVLLADDNREFVSLLEEYISSQYDMNVIGVAYNGNDVIRLLQERIPDVLILDIIMPHLDGLAVLEQIQSMRLSPQPKIIMLTAFGQEEITKKAVELGAAYYILKPFDMEILAQRIRQMTNSKPASSFVSAVKPQNTMQIRGRNLDASITSIIHEIGVPAHIKGYLYLREAITMVYNDVELLGSITKVLYPDIAKKFNTTASRVERAIRHAIEVAWSRGNLDSISSLFGYTISNTKAKPTNSEFIAMVADKLRIEAKIS; translated from the coding sequence TTGAGCAAGATTGAAGTGTTGTTGGCGGATGACAATCGAGAGTTTGTAAGCCTGCTTGAGGAGTACATTAGCAGCCAGTACGATATGAATGTAATCGGTGTGGCGTATAACGGGAACGATGTCATTCGCTTGCTCCAGGAACGAATTCCCGATGTACTGATTCTGGATATTATCATGCCTCATTTAGACGGTCTTGCCGTTTTGGAACAAATTCAATCGATGAGACTTTCTCCCCAACCGAAAATCATTATGCTGACTGCATTTGGTCAGGAAGAAATCACGAAAAAAGCGGTTGAACTGGGAGCTGCTTATTACATTTTGAAACCGTTTGACATGGAGATCTTGGCGCAGCGCATCCGCCAGATGACCAACAGCAAGCCAGCGAGTTCTTTTGTGTCAGCGGTCAAACCGCAAAACACCATGCAAATCCGCGGGCGCAATCTGGATGCCAGCATTACCAGCATCATTCACGAAATCGGGGTTCCGGCTCATATCAAGGGATATTTGTATCTGCGCGAGGCCATCACGATGGTATACAACGATGTGGAACTGCTCGGTTCCATTACCAAGGTTTTGTATCCTGATATTGCCAAAAAGTTCAACACCACGGCAAGTCGAGTCGAGAGAGCGATCCGCCACGCCATCGAGGTAGCGTGGTCCCGAGGAAATCTTGACTCCATCTCCAGCTTGTTTGGCTACACCATCTCCAACACCAAAGCGAAGCCGACCAACTCTGAGTTTATCGCGATGGTGGCAGACAAGCTGCGGATTGAGGCAAAGATTAGTTGA